The DNA window TCAGTCGGCGCAGCTTCTGGCAGCTTGATCCGCGTCTCTTTCTGTTCACACTCACGCCGCGTGGAGCAatgccgtcgccgtcgccgtccGTGACGCCCTTGCAGTCCCGGGGTGCCTCGCCTCATCGCGCAACGTCCTCCCCAAACCGGGATGGACTGCCCGCCACACTGGCGCCGACAGAGGTGACCTTCCACACTGCGAACGTCGGCACATTCACCTCCGGTGGACCGTTTACCTCTGGCAGCCACTTGCCCACGTACTACCCGCCCGCACCGACACAATACATATACACGAATGGAGTACGGCACCCGGTCCGCCCCAAGCCGCCACACCAGGGCGAAATCTTCTACGTGCGCTACGTCATCAGCATGAGCCAGTATCTTTCGTTCCGCATTCCGTTCCTACCCATGACCAAGCCCGGAGCTGCTCAGAccagcggcagcggcagtGAGAGTCGCCCATCCACGCCGACCATCTCATCGGTCACAAGCGTGGAGCAACACCTCAGCCACGACGTCTCCTCAGACCTGGACACGCTGCACAAATGGATGAACGACCCCCGCGTCGAGGCGATGTGGGGAGTCGGTGGCCCGAAAGCCGTGCAGGAAAAGTTCTTGCTTGCCAACCTGACTAGCAGGCACAGTTTCCCCGTCATTGGATGCTGGGATGGGAAACCATTTGGGTATTTCGAGATCTACTGGGTGAAAGAAGATCCTCTGGGTCGATTGCTGGATCGGGTGGACAACTATGATCGCGGCATCCACCTTCTCATCGGCGAGCAGGAGTTCCGCGGTCCGCACCGCGTTGCCGTGTGGTTGAGTGCACTGGTGCACCATTGCTTCTTGGCAGATATGCGAACCGAGACGGTGTTCCTGGAGCCGAGGGTGGACAATACCAAGTACGTTTATTTGCCTCTGTTCTATTTTTTTTGTGTGTGCCTAACTAACCACCTCGGCAGGATGATCAGCTATCTGCAGGAAGCGGGCTTCTACAAGGAAGGAGAAGTCAGCTTTCCGCATAAACAGTCCGCCGTCATGAAGATCCGACGAGAATATTGGGAGGCTCCGGTGTTGTAGTTTGCGGGATGATGGCTATGTTGATTGCATAACGAGATTATAATGAGTGATGACCAGCATTGATTTCTGGCTTTTTGAAGGTATTGGGCTTGTTGAATTCTTTTAATATTCAGGCAGGTTTCCATTAATACAGTTTACTGTTTTCCCTATTTATTTAAACAGATGTGGGTGTCTCTGTCGTACCGTAGCTGCCACTGCACTCACTGCACTCTGATCTCTGATCTCTGATCTAGTGTCcgtctgtctgtctctccGTAGATACACCCGAATGGATTTGCATCCACGGTCGTTGTGCTCTCCATGGGAAGAGATATTTCTTTCAATAGAAACAAGCTCAAGCTTCAACGATGCTTTGTAGTGAACCCAAGATAACATGACGCTAAAGCTTCTAACCAGTCAAAGCTGTATATCTTCACCAGCTAGCTATAGCTATAGCTATAGTGGATCCCACTCGAACCTCGGAAATCTCCCCTTCCCCGCATCCAAGTCGGTGATTCTCGGTcgtgaagaacatcaaaTAAAATAAACCAGCTGGGTATTCAACAACAAGACCAAACGAAACCAATCTCTActaaaaaagaaaaatggcCTCAATTCTCACGAAACTCACACCCCGCGCAACAGGCCAAATAGCCCACGTCACAATCTCCCGGCCTACAAAACTAAACGCCCTAAACAGCGCCCTCCTAGCCGCCCTTCCCCAAACCCTATCATCGCTCACAACCAGACACCCGGATCTCTTGGCCGTCATCCTCACAGGCGCAGGACCCAAGGCATTCGTCGGCGGTGCGGAtctcgccgagatggcggCGCTGGACTCGCCGGCCTCGGCGCGGGCATTCATCACCCGTGTCCATGGTGCGTGTGATGCTGTGCGCGAGTGTCCGGTTCCTGTTATTGCGAGGGTGAATGGGTTTGCGCTGGGTGCGGGATTGGAATTGGCGGCGAGTTGTGACTTAAGGGTCGCGAGGGAGGGAGCGGTTTTTGGGATGCCGGAGGTTAGTAATGcgtctttctcttttctgCTTTTTTTCTGCAACAATTGTATTGAGAGTGCTTTGGGAGTGCTTGGGAAAAGATTTCATACTAATacgcaaaaaaaaaaaaaaaaacaggTCCGAGTCGGCATCCCCAGCGTCGTAGAGGCAGCCCTCCTGCCCAACCTAATCGGCTGGGGCCGAACACGACAACTCCTAATGCTAGGAGAAAACATCAGCGCGTCCGATGCGCTGCGCTGGGGCCTCGTGGAGAAAGTGGTTTCGGATGGCGAAACAGAGCTGGATGAGGCTGTGGAGGAATGGGTtcaggcgctggagaagaacggGCCGTTGGCTGTGCGGAGGCAGAAGGCGCTTATGCGGAGGTGGGAAGCGTTGTCCGGTGTTGATGAGAGTGTTCAGGCGGGCGTTGATGCCTTTGGGGAGGCTTTTGAGGTCAAGGCTGAGAATggggagacggagacggagcCGGGGAGGATGATGGGGGAGTTTTTtcggaggaaggagatgatggcgaagggGAAGTTGTAATCTCTTCTTTTCCTATTCCCATATCATGATATCAGGCTGGGTTCGATATTGTGCTTTACCCTACAATCTACTTGTAGCTGATAGTCGTAATAAAGATCGATATCATTAACGTCCACTCAGACAATGATACTTAGATACACACCCCCCTGTAACCCGGAGAACCAAAAAAAGCGAAGTAAAACCCCCAAAACATCTAAAAACTTCCCATCCCAGTAGTAGGTAATGGGAGAGACGtatccaagaagaaaccgaCTGCAAATGATCAAACACGAGACGAGACCGTGAATCGAACGCCAGACCAGGTCGTGGAGAATGCAGTATAGAGATAAGTAAAAGACATGTCTAAATCGTACACATGGCGCCACGGAGGGCGGATCATAGATCGTTGACATGAGGCGAACGAAGGGTATTGTCACAGGTATAGGTAAAGAAATAGAGAAAGGGATAGTGAAGGGAATGGTAAAGGtaaggaaggagaaagggATATGATGATGGTCAAGACGCGTGGcgaaagagaaagataatCGGtggaatgaagaagaggataATGACGAATAGGTATGAAGGGCATGAAATGCGTATCAACGACGAAATGCTTTTGCTGAAAGACAAATCAGAAAGTAGCGAAAGTGGGCGTGTCGAcgagaggg is part of the Penicillium psychrofluorescens genome assembly, chromosome: 4 genome and encodes:
- a CDS encoding uncharacterized protein (ID:PFLUO_007063-T1.cds;~source:funannotate), with the protein product MRHSTCHLPNGLTFTVAPVFGGVTFKSNELNVHNSIFPPGWTIIIHSEKLDQSSHDSDDPDSFSRFTTPTLNRDSIYISYIVNPPSSEFKPASSPTRQIAMMLWATLWWYFHEPEPDLQLETEASSKTPHDARPKGDWIVNIKREGIFKGRNLLQKLERMGLIASKDSSVGFQPVETRDSSSWAKMFVSRRSFWQLDPRLFLFTLTPRGAMPSPSPSVTPLQSRGASPHRATSSPNRDGLPATLAPTEVTFHTANVGTFTSGGPFTSGSHLPTYYPPAPTQYIYTNGVRHPVRPKPPHQGEIFYVRYVISMSQYLSFRIPFLPMTKPGAAQTSGSGSESRPSTPTISSVTSVEQHLSHDVSSDLDTLHKWMNDPRVEAMWGVGGPKAVQEKFLLANLTSRHSFPVIGCWDGKPFGYFEIYWVKEDPLGRLLDRVDNYDRGIHLLIGEQEFRGPHRVAVWLSALVHHCFLADMRTETVFLEPRVDNTKMISYLQEAGFYKEGEVSFPHKQSAVMKIRREYWEAPVL
- a CDS encoding uncharacterized protein (ID:PFLUO_007064-T1.cds;~source:funannotate), whose amino-acid sequence is MASILTKLTPRATGQIAHVTISRPTKLNALNSALLAALPQTLSSLTTRHPDLLAVILTGAGPKAFVGGADLAEMAALDSPASARAFITRVHGACDAVRECPVPVIARVNGFALGAGLELAASCDLRVAREGAVFGMPEVRVGIPSVVEAALLPNLIGWGRTRQLLMLGENISASDALRWGLVEKVVSDGETELDEAVEEWVQALEKNGPLAVRRQKALMRRWEALSGVDESVQAGVDAFGEAFEVKAENGETETEPGRMMGEFFRRKEMMAKGKL